The Arabidopsis thaliana chromosome 5, partial sequence genomic interval TCACACAGCTTTAAATACTCAACAACTAAATCTCCCTGGTCTAACCCTCCATCGACGAATCCCTCTTCTTCGTTATCTTTTGCCCATTCAGCTGTTCTAAACCCAGCAAAGGCCGCCGGGTTTTCAAGAAGCGTCTCCGCAGAGAGAACACCTTCAACACCCGTCTCTTTGATGCAGTTATCGACATCTTCGATGCATCTTACATTCCCATTCGCTAAGACAGGGATTCTCATAGCGTTTTTCACTTCCTTGATTGCGCTCCAATCAGCTCTAAATTTCTTCCCGTCTTTCTCATCTCTTGTTCGCCCGTGAACAGCTAGGAGCGAGCAACCAGCATCTTCTAGCATCTTGGCGTACTTGAGTGTATCTTCCAGGTTCGGGAAGATCCGGATTTTACAGGAGACAGGAACATTGAGGTTCTGAGCTAACTTTTCAACAAGTGATTTCACCAAAGGAAGATTATCCATCAAGAATGCACCATAATTTCCTCGCCTCGCTATACGCTGAGGACACCTGAAACCAAAATCCCCCAAACATTCTTACTCAATCACCAAATTACAAGCGGTCACTGTGCTCATTCGGTACCCAAATCACTAAATCCAAACTATGATTTAATATGAATATTATAGCCCATGTGTCAAACTACTAAAGCTCATTGAACTCTATCGTTCCCAGAAACTTGGAACTCAAATCATTGCATTCTATCTTAGTTATCAGAGTTCACGAACTTAAAACAGTGAAGTCATAAAGGTTCGATCTTAATTGAAGAACCCTAACATACAAGATGTGAAAAGAGGGAAATGTACTTACCCTAAATTGATATCAACATAGTCGCAGTAAGGTTCGACTCTCTTTGCAGCTTCCAATAACGTATCAGGATCATTAGCACAGAACTGCACAAACAATGGCCTGTCCTCCtacaatttcaaaatctaaTCAAAACCTTAAATTCAAAACTGATAAATCTCTGAGAAACgccaaaatcaaatgaaatctTACCTTACAGGTGGTGAACTCCTGATTTCTATACTTCTCAGTCTCGGTGAAGATCCTAGAATGCAACATCGGAGTATAAGCAGCCTGAGCTCCGTATTTCTGGCAGAGCAATCTAAACGGAAGCTCAGAGTTATCAACCATTGGAGCAACGATATACTTGGGTCTACCCAGTTTTTTCCAGTGTGCCCAAGCTCTCTCTACTCTAGTATCAATGCTTAAGACCCGACTTGGAGAGCCCAAGCTCGCCGGCGCTGTGTCGACTGTTTCCTCAATCTGCCCATCACGCTGCTCCGAACAGAGGATATCGTCTAGAACCTGCGATGGATCAGGTTTTGGATCCGGATTTTGAGTCATTGCTCGCGTCTGGGAGATTAACGATTTTCGGGTACGTAGAAATCTGAGATTCGAGAGATTTAGTTTCATGAGCTGACGACGGAAGACGAAATCATCGCCGCCGCCATAAATTAGGGGTCGAAGTGAGTCGCTTcaaagttttgtaattttcctTGACAGTTTTTGGGCTTTAGTGGGCTTAATGTATTTAAGTTAAAGGATGGGCTTTATATGCATTTGTATAAAGTTGTGTGCTTGCTTATTAAAGCCTTTGCTtagaaataaagagaagatgGTAACCCAAATCGTACGACTATTATTCTTGCGTTGACTGCTGACGTAAATAAGCACCAATCATTAGTTAATGTCACGTCTTACTCTATTATACACGTGCTTTACCCAAATCTCCTCCTTAATCATCACTCCAGTCCAAATTCACGACATAATAAACGCCTCAACCTCTCACTAATATCTCGCCACGTGTAACTCCTAACGCTATTTCTTTTCGATTTCCAATATGTCCGTTGTACCAGCAGAAGGGTGGTAAccatattaaattatttattaaaccGTAATTGTTaagtaattaatttatcttaaCAGacatttttttccctcttttatGGTTTCGTTCGCTCACTGttgagaagaaggaagaagaagaagacgatgaagctCTCTGTGTTTCGATTGAGCTATTGGAACCGTCGAGGAAGTAGTTTCAGATCATCGCCGTCGTTGGATCCATCATTCGATGGCAAATCTCCGTCGTCTGTGTTTTGGTTCGTGATTCATGGTCTCTGCTGCTTGATCAGCTTGATTCTAGGGTTCCGATTCAGCCATTTAGtactcttcttccttttctcgACTTCCGTCACCAATCTATACACAACGCCATTTCTCTTTGCCGGAAACGGCGGTGTAAGCCAGCTTCTCCGGCTAAAACCTCTGGAAACAGCGACTAACAGCACGGTGAAGAAGAACTCTCGAGTGGTGGTTGGAAGACACGGGATCCGGATCCGTCCATGGCCTCACCCGAATCCGATTGAGGTATTGAGAGCTCATCAGTTGCTTGTGAGAGTACAGAAAGAGCAGAAATCGATGTACGGTGTGAGGAGCCCTAGGACTGTGATTGTGGTGACGCCGACTTATGTACGGACTTTTCAGGCGCTTCATTTGACCGGAGTTATGCACTCGCTTATGCTTGTTCCGTACGATTTGGTTTGGATCGTTGTGGAAGCTGGTGGAATCACTAACGAGACTGCTTCGTTTATCGCAAAATCAGGATTAAAGACGATTCACTTAGGATTCGATCAGAAAATGCCTAATACATGGGAAGATCGTCACAAATTGGAGACCAAAATGAGACTTCACGCCTTGAGGTTAAATCTTTGattcacattttgttttgctgttttgattgattgattcttaTTTGACTTGAAATTTATTGTTCTTGTGTTGATGTTTGCTCATCAGAgttgtgagagagaagaagttaGATGGGATTGTTATGTTTGCTGATGATAGCAATATGCATAGTATGGAGCTTTTTGATGAGATTCAAACTGTGAAATGGTTTGGTGCTCTATCTGTTGGTATACTTGCTCATTCTGGTAATGCAGATGAATTATCATCGATCTTGAAGAATGAACAAgggaagaacaaagagaaaccTTCAATGCCAATCCAAGGTCCTAGTTGTAATTCCTCTGAGAAATTAGTGGGTTGGCACATTTTCAACACACAGCCTTATGCCAAGAAGACTGCAGTGTATATCGATGAGAAAGCGCCTGTGATGCCTAGTAAGATGGAATGGTCAGGGTTTGTGTTGAATTCTAGATTGCTCTGGAAGGAATCTTTAGATGATAAACCAGCATGGGTTAAAGATCTCAGCTTGTTGGATGATGGTTATGCGGAAATTGAGAGTCCTTTGTCTTTGGTGAAGGATCCTTCCATGGTGGAGCCACTTGGAAGCTGTGGCCGTCGTGTCTTGCTTTGGTGGCTTCGAGTTGAAGCTCGAGCTGATAGCAAATTCCCACCTGggttagttttctttaatcatTCTCTCTGATGGAAAGCAAATTTCTCATCACATTATCACTTGCTGAGTTGCAGTCTTCTAACTTGTATTGTATGAACGCAGCTGGATCATAAAGTCACCTTTAGAAATCACAGTGCCATCAAAGCGGACACCCTGGCCAGACTCTTCCTCAGAGCTCCCAGCGGCGGCGATCAAAGAGGCAAAAAGCAACTCTAAGCCAAGAGTGTCGAAGAGCAAGAGCTATAAGGAGAAACAAGAACCTAAAGCTTTCGATGGTGTCAAAGTGTCAGCAACTAGCTGAAGAAGCTTCTATAGATAGATCGAGTTTcatttcatattctttttcacCGTAAATATCGGAAAATTGTTTTGTGTGCATTAGCTTCATTGTATACAgtacaaaaatcatatgagATGTTTTAAGTTCTTCAAATCGATACTTAgctctaaaacaaaacttggaAGACAACATAGTCTCCTGACTTCTCTTAACCTTAAAACAGCAAAAATTTCAGACAACAAAAACAGGTGCAGTGAACTCCCTAACTTGAGCCATGGTTGATTTCTGTTAAATCATGACCGAGACTTTGACTGTTTCTTCTCCAGTTTCATTTTGAGGTTGGCTATAATCTTATCCTGAGCCTGTATCTGATGTTCCTTGGCATTGAGCTTCTGCTTCagttcttcaatttcttttgaatGACCTTCGCAGCTGATTGCGAACTCCATAGCTTTGAGTTTTTCCTTCAgttcttccatttcttttaaatgatCATCCTCACAATGGTTTGCATTTGCCTCTTTGGTCTCCTCAGATTCATCTTGAACCATTTTACGAACGTATAAACAAGCTCCTGATCCTGAACTCAGCTTAAACGCAACCATTTTTTGTGCCAAACCACCTTTCtcctgaaagaaaaagacaacaGATGCTTATTATATCGATTTTCTTTAGATAGTTTCAGGTCCTGAAATGACCACAGAGATGATTCTAAATACCTTAACTGCTTCTCCTTTAACTTTTTCAAATGCtttatttgcttcttctgGACTATTAAAAGTAACAACTGCATTGTAATAACgtccttttcttttgggtgGCTgcccaaaaacaaatcacaaaaacatgATCCTCgcgagagagaaaaaaaaaatgagtataAAGATTAGGATGTTTGGATTTATGATATTACCATAACTTCAAGTGTGAACTGCCCGGTAATAACTACTTTTAACTCTTGAGACGGGACATTGAGAGGGATTTTATGAAGGAGGAGCTTTGTCTTATCAGCCTCTCTTTGCTTTGCATTTGCTTCTTTGGTCTCCTCAGATTCATCTTCTGTCTTCTGTCTCTTAGAACTCATATTGCTCTCCTCTGTTCGAGCTCTCTTGGTTGTAGAGATTTCACCCGGAGAATCATCATGAACCATTTTACGAACATATAAACTAACTCCTGATCCAGAACTCAGCTTGAATACAACCATTTTTTGTGGCAAACCCGTCTTATCCTGCAAGAAAAAGACAACAGAAACTTgttatatcaaattttctaACGATAGTTTCAGATCCTGATAAAAACCAGAGAGATGATCCTAAATACCTTAACTACGTCTCCTTCCACATTTTCAAATGcttcatttgcttcttctgGACTATTAAAATCAACGACTGCATTGTAGTAacctccttttctttttggtggctgcccaaaaacaaatcacaaacaCATGAACCTCGtgatagagaaaaaagagagtataaAGATTAGAATGTTCGATATCTAATATTACCTTAACATCGAGTGTGAAATCCCCGTTAAGAACTCCATGTAACTCTTGAGATGGAACATCGTGTGGGATTTTATGAAGGAAAAGCTTTGTCTTATCAGCCTCTCTTTGGTTTACAGTTGCTTCTTTGGTCTCCTCAGTTTCATCTTCCGTCTTCTGTCTCTTAGAACTCACATTGTTCTCCTCTGCACGAGCTCTCTCGGAGGTAGAGATTTCACACGGAGAATCATCTTGAACCATTTTACGAACGAATAAACTAACTGCTAATCCAGAACTCAGCTTCAACACAGCCTTTTTTTGTGGCAAACCCGATTTAtcctgaaagaaaaagacaataGAAACTTgttatatctatttttttaagatagATTCAGATCCTGAAATAACCAGAGAGATGATCCTAAATACCTTAGCTACGTCTCCTTCAACATTTTCAAATGCTTCATTTGCTTCTTCCGGACTACTAAAATCAACGACTGCAGTAGAATAACCTCCTGTTTTTGGTGGCTgcccaaaaacaaatcacaaacaCATGATCACCGTGAGAGAGATAAAAGAGAGTATAACAGATTATAATGTTCGTATTATAAGTTCGCATTTATAATACTACCTTAACAACAAGTGTGAAATTCCCGCTAAGAACTCCATGTAACTCTTCAGATGGAACATCGTGAGGGATTTTATGAAGGAAGAGCTGTGCCTTACCAGCCTCCTGTCTTGCCTCCTGTCTTCTCTTTTCAGCCACCATCATCTAATATTGATTTGCAGATAATTTTGTATAGGTTTCAGAagactataaatatatatacacattgtTTTTGGAACTTAGTATGAATTGTAAAAATTTGCCTTACTTCTTCAGTTGGTTGAATTAAAGTGGCTGCTCCTTTTTCTACAGCAGCAAGTACAAGTTTCATGGCAGCTGCTGCGTCATGAACACAATTGTGAGCAGCACCGTCCATTCGCACTTCTTGACCTAAAACAGACTGGAGAAACAAGAAATACACAAAATGATTTAtcaatcatatacatattCAGGATTCTGAATTTCACAACGAGCAGAGAATAATAAAAGCAAAGCATGCTTGCCTTGCATAGATTATTCAAAGAAGGTCTTTGAGTCTTTGGTGCATCGACAAACTCAAATACATATGAAGTATCTATTACTCTCGCATGATCTATCCTCAACACTGTGATCAAAGTAAGTCGTAAGCACAATCGAAATTTAATAATATCTCAAAACACATAAAGACGAATTACAGCTTTTTGCTAACCTTGAAGATCATTATGCAAACCATGACCTACCAAAATAGTTCCCACAGAAAGAAACCTAcgcaattttttttgaatatctgCAACAGAAAGAGTAGCTCTCTCAAGATCCTCAGCAGTAACTCCAGTAATATCCGTCTTATAGTCAATAACTGGTTTGTCCGGTTTCACAAATTTGTCAAGAACCACCTAATTGAAGAACATCAGATAAAAACAACATGGTTACAATGCCCGATCACAGATGAACATCAGATTGAATGGTCTAGAGCTACAGACCTTTAAGTCACGGTCCACAGCGCCAACTCTAACTAAAGCCTGGCTCCCATCTTCACAGGTAACCATCTCACAATCAATAGAAAGCATTCTAGTAGATTTAATCACTTTCGACTTCTTCTTTCCAAGCTCAGTTACATACCAATCCTGTTTAGCAATAcagaaaaagtttttgataatcTCATATGCAGGAGCAAGAGAGGGAAAAGCTAATATCAATTTGACAGAAACACAAACCTCAGCGTAGGAAGGGAACGTATAGTTTCCAGGATAATCGTCATGAGTAATAGTCAATCGAACTAGCCTCTGCACTGCCAACAACATAGTTATGAACCAATTTGcttaaaacaaccaaaacctTTTATAATTAGAAATCCTGAAAAATGTTCTCCACCTGCTCAGGAGTCTCTTTATCCGGAGTCTCTTGCTTGAATTTCTCAATTAGTTCACGATTAGCACCACATTGCATAACCCTAGCTATTAGCTGAAGCAAGAATAAAATGGTAAGAACTAAGAATAATAAGTTGTCATTGTAAGTGTTAAGTTGTGATAGTTACCTgcaaatcttctttctttttaaatgtCAAAAGAAAAGCAACCAAAACATCATTGGAACGTCTCGCAGGATCACTCAAACTCGATCCTAATTTTTTGTCGTAAACATTTAGAAATTCCTTCCATCCTCCGTTCTCGCCTTCCAAACCTCGTTTCTGTACTAGCTTGACTAGGTCTACTAGcaactaaaatcaaaatcccaTGACAAATTAGAATTCACCAAAGTCAGAATTTGAAGAGAATGAGAGTTTTTTAGCTGAGAAATATCTAGTGTGGTACGATAACGAAAGAGACTTACTTTTTTCTCAGCAGTGGCTAGTTTATGCTCCATTACCAAGAGTTTTTTTGACGGACGGTGGTTCTGTGAGTTGAAAGAGGCGGCGAGTTGGAGAAAGGAGAGTTGGGGAAGACGGACAATcgaaatttagggttttattcttttttatttcttgtttaataattttagttCGGGAAGCTTATGTTTTAATTACTGTTTTGTCCTCCTATTTAATCTTactttgtttgataaaatttcagatttttaattttactaatgtttttggtttgaaggTTTATTGCTAATATAAGCCTCCTCATTGGTCCGTTTAACACATTGAAGAAGTCTTTGAGACCACTCCTAGTGTATTTATCTCTGATTCATCTAGAACAAAATCTATGtctttactattttttctcaattctgaaatgtttattttgttggttcaATATTAagtaaaatttgtaatgtatGATATTTTAGAGTGTATTGAAACCCCTTTTGGCTGAGATCTCATCATATGTTCCTAAAAATTTATGTGTTCAAGGTATCGATGCATTCGATGACCTCCTCATTAATTGTTGTTTCTGTTGCTTACTTGTACAAGTTGTAACTATgtatctgtttctttttgtgattta includes:
- a CDS encoding FMN-linked oxidoreductases superfamily protein (FMN-linked oxidoreductases superfamily protein; FUNCTIONS IN: tRNA dihydrouridine synthase activity, FAD binding, catalytic activity; INVOLVED IN: regulation of nitrogen utilization, oxidation reduction, tRNA processing, metabolic process; LOCATED IN: mitochondrion; EXPRESSED IN: 23 plant structures; EXPRESSED DURING: 13 growth stages; CONTAINS InterPro DOMAIN/s: Aldolase-type TIM barrel (InterPro:IPR013785), tRNA-dihydrouridine synthase (InterPro:IPR001269), tRNA-dihydrouridine synthase, conserved site (InterPro:IPR018517); BEST Arabidopsis thaliana protein match is: Aldolase-type TIM barrel family protein (TAIR:AT3G49640.1); Has 1807 Blast hits to 1807 proteins in 277 species: Archae - 0; Bacteria - 0; Metazoa - 736; Fungi - 347; Plants - 385; Viruses - 0; Other Eukaryotes - 339 (source: NCBI BLink).), coding for MKLNLSNLRFLRTRKSLISQTRAMTQNPDPKPDPSQVLDDILCSEQRDGQIEETVDTAPASLGSPSRVLSIDTRVERAWAHWKKLGRPKYIVAPMVDNSELPFRLLCQKYGAQAAYTPMLHSRIFTETEKYRNQEFTTCKEDRPLFVQFCANDPDTLLEAAKRVEPYCDYVDINLGCPQRIARRGNYGAFLMDNLPLVKSLVEKLAQNLNVPVSCKIRIFPNLEDTLKYAKMLEDAGCSLLAVHGRTRDEKDGKKFRADWSAIKEVKNAMRIPVLANGNVRCIEDVDNCIKETGVEGVLSAETLLENPAAFAGFRTAEWAKDNEEEGFVDGGLDQGDLVVEYLKLCEKHPVPWRMIRSHVHKMLGEWFRIHPQVREQLNAQNILTFEFLYGLVDQLRELGGRVPLYKKKKIDTLTPQDSPQRV
- the IRX14-L gene encoding Nucleotide-diphospho-sugar transferases superfamily protein (IRREGULAR XYLEM 14-LIKE (IRX14-L); CONTAINS InterPro DOMAIN/s: Glycosyl transferase, family 43 (InterPro:IPR005027); BEST Arabidopsis thaliana protein match is: Nucleotide-diphospho-sugar transferases superfamily protein (TAIR:AT4G36890.1); Has 1807 Blast hits to 1807 proteins in 277 species: Archae - 0; Bacteria - 0; Metazoa - 736; Fungi - 347; Plants - 385; Viruses - 0; Other Eukaryotes - 339 (source: NCBI BLink).) yields the protein MKLSVFRLSYWNRRGSSFRSSPSLDPSFDGKSPSSVFWFVIHGLCCLISLILGFRFSHLVLFFLFSTSVTNLYTTPFLFAGNGGVSQLLRLKPLETATNSTVKKNSRVVVGRHGIRIRPWPHPNPIEVLRAHQLLVRVQKEQKSMYGVRSPRTVIVVTPTYVRTFQALHLTGVMHSLMLVPYDLVWIVVEAGGITNETASFIAKSGLKTIHLGFDQKMPNTWEDRHKLETKMRLHALRVVREKKLDGIVMFADDSNMHSMELFDEIQTVKWFGALSVGILAHSGNADELSSILKNEQGKNKEKPSMPIQGPSCNSSEKLVGWHIFNTQPYAKKTAVYIDEKAPVMPSKMEWSGFVLNSRLLWKESLDDKPAWVKDLSLLDDGYAEIESPLSLVKDPSMVEPLGSCGRRVLLWWLRVEARADSKFPPGWIIKSPLEITVPSKRTPWPDSSSELPAAAIKEAKSNSKPRVSKSKSYKEKQEPKAFDGVKVSATS
- the SDN3 gene encoding small RNA degrading nuclease 3 (small RNA degrading nuclease 3 (SDN3); FUNCTIONS IN: exonuclease activity, nucleic acid binding; LOCATED IN: intracellular; EXPRESSED IN: 23 plant structures; EXPRESSED DURING: 13 growth stages; CONTAINS InterPro DOMAIN/s: Exonuclease (InterPro:IPR006055), Polynucleotidyl transferase, ribonuclease H fold (InterPro:IPR012337), Exonuclease, RNase T/DNA polymerase III (InterPro:IPR013520); BEST Arabidopsis thaliana protein match is: small RNA degrading nuclease 1 (TAIR:AT3G50100.1); Has 2616 Blast hits to 2408 proteins in 300 species: Archae - 3; Bacteria - 109; Metazoa - 996; Fungi - 649; Plants - 362; Viruses - 0; Other Eukaryotes - 497 (source: NCBI BLink).), whose amino-acid sequence is MEHKLATAEKKLLVDLVKLVQKRGLEGENGGWKEFLNVYDKKLGSSLSDPARRSNDVLVAFLLTFKKKEDLQLIARVMQCGANRELIEKFKQETPDKETPEQRLVRLTITHDDYPGNYTFPSYAEDWYVTELGKKKSKVIKSTRMLSIDCEMVTCEDGSQALVRVGAVDRDLKVVLDKFVKPDKPVIDYKTDITGVTAEDLERATLSVADIQKKLRRFLSVGTILVGHGLHNDLQVLRIDHARVIDTSYVFEFVDAPKTQRPSLNNLCKSVLGQEVRMDGAAHNCVHDAAAAMKLVLAAVEKGAATLIQPTEEMMVAEKRRQEARQEAGKAQLFLHKIPHDVPSEELHGVLSGNFTLVVKPPKTGGYSTAVVDFSSPEEANEAFENVEGDVAKDKSGLPQKKAVLKLSSGLAVSLFVRKMVQDDSPCEISTSERARAEENNVSSKRQKTEDETEETKEATVNQREADKTKLFLHKIPHDVPSQELHGVLNGDFTLDVKPPKRKGGYYNAVVDFNSPEEANEAFENVEGDVVKDKTGLPQKMVVFKLSSGSGVSLYVRKMVHDDSPGEISTTKRARTEESNMSSKRQKTEDESEETKEANAKQREADKTKLLLHKIPLNVPSQELKVVITGQFTLEVMPPKRKGRYYNAVVTFNSPEEANKAFEKVKGEAVKEKGGLAQKMVAFKLSSGSGACLYVRKMVQDESEETKEANANHCEDDHLKEMEELKEKLKAMEFAISCEGHSKEIEELKQKLNAKEHQIQAQDKIIANLKMKLEKKQSKSRS
- the SDN3 gene encoding small RNA degrading nuclease 3; the encoded protein is MEHKLATAEKKLLVDLVKLVQKRGLEGENGGWKEFLNVYDKKLGSSLSDPARRSNDVLVAFLLTFKKKEDLQLIARVMQCGANRELIEKFKQETPDKETPEQRLVRLTITHDDYPGNYTFPSYAEDWYVTELGKKKSKVIKSTRMLSIDCEMVTCEDGSQALVRVGAVDRDLKVVLDKFVKPDKPVIDYKTDITGVTAEDLERATLSVADIQKKLRRFLSVGTILVGHGLHNDLQVLRIDHARVIDTSYVFEFVDAPKTQRPSLNNLCKSVLGQEVRMDGAAHNCVHDAAAAMKLVLAAVEKGAATLIQPTEEMMVAEKRRQEARQEAGKAQLFLHKIPHDVPSEELHGVLSGNFTLVVKPPKTGGYSTAVVDFSSPEEANEAFENVEGDVAKDKSGLPQKKAVLKLSSGLAVSLFVRKMVQDDSPCEISTSERARAEENNVSSKRQKTEDETEETKEATVNQREADKTKLLLHKIPLNVPSQELKVVITGQFTLEVMPPKRKGRYYNAVVTFNSPEEANKAFEKVKGEAVKEKGGLAQKMVAFKLSSGSGACLYVRKMVQDESEETKEANANHCEDDHLKEMEELKEKLKAMEFAISCEGHSKEIEELKQKLNAKEHQIQAQDKIIANLKMKLEKKQSKSRS
- the SDN3 gene encoding small RNA degrading nuclease 3; translated protein: MEHKLATAEKKLLVDLVKLVQKRGLEGENGGWKEFLNVYDKKLGSSLSDPARRSNDVLVAFLLTFKKKEDLQLIARVMQCGANRELIEKFKQETPDKETPEQRLVRLTITHDDYPGNYTFPSYAEDWYVTELGKKKSKVIKSTRMLSIDCEMVTCEDGSQALVRVGAVDRDLKVVLDKFVKPDKPVIDYKTDITGVTAEDLERATLSVADIQKKLRRFLSVGTILVGHGLHNDLQVLRIDHARVIDTSYVFEFVDAPKTQRPSLNNLCKSVLGQEVRMDGAAHNCVHDAAAAMKLVLAAVEKGAATLIQPTEEMMVAEKRRQEARQEAGKAQLFLHKIPHDVPSEELHGVLSGNFTLVVKPPKTGGYSTAVVDFSSPEEANEAFENVEGDVAKDKSGLPQKKAVLKLSSGLAVSLFVRKMVQDDSPCEISTSERARAEENNVSSKRQKTEDETEETKEATVNQREADKTKLFLHKIPHDVPSQELHGVLNGDFTLDVKPPKRKGGYYNAVVDFNSPEEANEAFENVEGDVVKDKTGLPQKMVVFKLSSGSGVSLYVRKMVHDDSPGEISTTKRARTEESNMSSKRQKTEDESEETKEANAKQREADKTKLLLHKIPLNVPSQELKVVITGQFTLEVMVIS
- the SDN3 gene encoding small RNA degrading nuclease 3 (small RNA degrading nuclease 3 (SDN3); FUNCTIONS IN: exonuclease activity, nucleic acid binding; LOCATED IN: intracellular; EXPRESSED IN: 22 plant structures; EXPRESSED DURING: 13 growth stages; CONTAINS InterPro DOMAIN/s: Exonuclease (InterPro:IPR006055), Polynucleotidyl transferase, ribonuclease H fold (InterPro:IPR012337), Exonuclease, RNase T/DNA polymerase III (InterPro:IPR013520); BEST Arabidopsis thaliana protein match is: small RNA degrading nuclease 1 (TAIR:AT3G50100.1).), with the translated sequence MEHKLATAEKKLLVDLVKLVQKRGLEGENGGWKEFLNVYDKKLGSSLSDPARRSNDVLVAFLLTFKKKEDLQLIARVMQCGANRELIEKFKQETPDKETPEQRLVRLTITHDDYPGNYTFPSYAEDWYVTELGKKKSKVIKSTRMLSIDCEMVTCEDGSQALVRVGAVDRDLKVVLDKFVKPDKPVIDYKTDITGVTAEDLERATLSVADIQKKLRRFLSVGTILVGHGLHNDLQVLRIDHARVIDTSYVFEFVDAPKTQRPSLNNLCKSVLGQEVRMDGAAHNCVHDAAAAMKLVLAAVEKGAATLIQPTEEMMVAEKRRQEARQEAGKAQLFLHKIPHDVPSEELHGVLSGNFTLVVKPPKTGGYSTAVVDFSSPEEANEAFENVEGDVAKDKSGLPQKKAVLKLSSGLAVSLFVRKMVQDDSPCEISTSERARAEENNVSSKRQKTEDETEETKEATVNQREADKTKLLLHKIPLNVPSQELKVVITGQFTLEVMVIS